TAATAAAGGGGCTCAAAAGTGTTGCTATTTACCAAATGGCCCATATCTGAAGTAAAGCTTCTAAGCTCTGGTCCCCCAATACTTCTCATCGCCCACAACTCAGCTCGCAGCGGCAGGAGTAGCAAAGACTCACTCTTCGTTGTAAATTGGAGTGTTTTCAAGATGTAGGGCGAGAGTTGATTATTTAGTTCTTTTCTTAGCCGAAATTCTATATGGGTTTAtgattttgatgataattttaattaattcggAAGTGTAGTATATGACATTGAGTCATTGACCAAGAAAACTCATACACATATTGAACTTTACTACCACTCTGCCACTGGCTAACGAAATTTTAAGCTATTCAAAACCTCTAGCTTGGTATCTATTTATCCAAACTTTTCCCCATATACTCGTTGTAGGGAATGAAAGTAGCTGTATTTGATGCATTTGATGCTCAATAACTGTAAAAAAGATGAAGCTTTGGGTTCAAGTTCATGGAATGCGAATTTTTTGCTCTGAAAATGATTGGCCCTTGACCTGTTTTCAAGGGATGTTGTTGCCTATCTTCCACACCCGCATTCCGACTCTTAATTCACCTTCCCTTGTTTGGTTAAAATCTTGGTCCAGTGCTGCACTTAGCCTGATGGAATCCAACACCAGAAATGAATTGGCTAATGAAGCTCGAAGCTCACCGAGTCGGCCTCGTGAAGGGTTAAGCAGAGAACCTGGTAGGTTAACTGGAACAAGGCATAGTTTAGAGAGAATTGAGAAGAAGGTAAGAAAAAGACATGCAAAACTTATTAGCCATGAGAGACTCAGAAGGTTTTCTATGTTGCTGCGCACATGTGCTTCAAAAGGATCTTTGAGTCATGGCAAAGCTATTCATGGGCAGGTGATAAAATGTGGGATGGACCCGGATTCTCATGTGTGGGTTTCGTTGGTTAATGTCTATGCAAAATGTGGGGATATGATGTACGCGCGGCAAGTGCTTGCTGAAATGCCAGAGCGTGATGTTGTGTCTTGGACTGCTTTGATGCAAGGGTTTGTAGCTGAAGGGTATGGAATTGATGGTGTTCTTCTCTTATCCGAGATGAAGAAGGACGGCATAAGACCAAATGAGTTCACTTTGGCCACTTGTTTGAAAGCCTGCTCTCTTTGCTTGGATCTAGATTTCGGGAAACAGTTGCATTCTGAAGCTGTTAAAGCTGGATATGTCTCGGATTTGTTTGTAGGATCCTCACTTGTTGACCTTTACGCAAAATGTGGCGTAATGGAACTTGCAGATAGTGTGTTATTTTGCATGCCCGAGCAGAATGCTATATCGTGGAACGCACTGCTTAGTGGATACGCTGAGAAAGGAGATTCGCAAGAGGTTTTGAAACTGTTCTGCAGAATGAGGCAATTAAAAAATGTGTTGAACAATTACATTTTGTCTGCCGTTCTAAGGGGGTGTACGAAAGCGGGAAACTTAAGACAAGGCCAGGTCTTGCATTCTCTGGTCTTAAAACTTGGGTGTGAACTTGATGAATTTCTGGGTTGCAGCCTTGTTGATATGTATTCGAAATGTGGGCTAGCAACAGATGCCTTAAATGTGTTCATGAGGATTAAAAATCCTGACATAGTAGCCTGTAGTGCAATGATTACTTGCCTTGGTCAGCAAAGGCAGTGGCAAGAAGCTGCTCATCTATTTCGTCTAATGAGATGTATAGGCATCCTGGGAAATCATTTTAGCTTCTCAAGTATTCTTAGTTCTGCCACTGATATGGGAGACCTGCGGTATGGTGAAAGCATCCATGCTTGTGTTTGGAAATCTGCATTTCAATACGATCTAACAGTCAGTAATGCTCTGATCACAATGTATGCTAAAAATGGATGTGTGCAAGATGCCATTCGGATATTTGAAGCTATAAAAGATTGTGACTTAGTTTCATGGAATGCTCTTTTATCCGGATTTCATGATTATGAAAATTGCAATCTTGGACCAATAATTTTCCGCCAGATGCTTGTTGAAGGTTTCAAGCCCAACATGTACACATTTATCAGCATCTTAAGGTCTTGTTCCAGCCTCTTGGATGTAGGTCTAGGGAAACAGATTCATGCCCATTCCATCAAAAACAGTCTTCATGACAATGCTTTCATTGGAACAACTCTCATTGATATGTATGGTAAAACTAGGTGCTTGGAAGATGCAAATTTAGCTTTTAGCAGACTTACTAATAGAGACCTCTTAACTTGGACAACCATTATTACTGGCTATGCACAAACTGGTCAAGCAGAAAATGCTGTTAGTCTCTTCAATCAGATGAGAAGAGAAGGTGTAAGGCCAAATGGATTCACTCTTGCTAGCTGTTTAAGTTCTTGCGCACATATAGCCACCCTGGAACATGGGTGGCAGCTCCACGCTTTGGCATTCAAGGGTGGGCACACAGAAGATTGTTTTGTTAGTAGTGCGCTAGTTGATATGTACGCAAAATGTGGATGCATAGATTATGCTGAGACTGTCTTCGAAGGCCTGGTTTCACGGGATACAGTCTCATGGAACACCATGATATGTGGATATTCCCAACATGGGCAAGGAGGGAGAGGTCTTAAAGCGTATAGGAAAATGCTTGATGAAGGTACCATGCCAGACGAGACCACCTTTATAGGTGTGTTTTCTGCTTGCAGCCACTTAGGTTTGGTTATAGAAGGGCAAGAGCACTTTAACTCCATGATCAAAGATTTTGACATTAATCCTACAATTGAGCATTATGCTTGTATGATTGGTATCCTTGGTCGGGCTGGAAGATTCGAAGAGGTTGAAAGCCTCATCGAGAACATGAAATTAGGTCCACAAGCCATAATTTGGGAGACTGTTCTTGGGGCTTGCAAGTTGCATGGAAATTTGGAGTATGGAAAAAGAGCTGCAGAAAAGCTTTTTGAGCTCAGACCAGAAATGGATTCTACCTATATTTTGCTATCTAATATTTTTGCTACCAAAGGTCTGTGGGATGATGTCAGAAATGTCAGAAAGTTAATGGGCGGTCAGGGGGTAAAGAAGAAACCTGGGAGTAGCTGGGTTGAGGTTAATAGACAAGTTCACGTGTTTACCTCTCAAGATGGTTCCCATCCTAAAATCAAAGAAATCCATTTGAAACTAGAGGAACTGGACAAGAAGATGGAGTCGGTAGGTTATATACCACAAACAGAAAATGTGCTTCATAAGATCACAGAAAAAGAGAAAAGGGAACATCTTCAACATCATAGTGAAAGATTGGCTCTCGCGTTTGCGCTGATATACAGTAAGCCTATAAAAGCAATTCGAATTTTCAAAAATCTACGCATCTGTGGTGACTGCCACGATGTTATGAAGCTTGTCTCTAGTATTACAAATAGAGAAATAGTTGTTCGTGACACTAAGATATTTCATCATTTTAAGTCTGGCTCTTGCTCTTGTAAGGATTTTTGGTAATCCTGCCCCAAGATTGGTAGGCTCATCCGAGGTCtaaatttttttgtaaaattatatatttggatTCAAATTCTTCATGCTAAAGAAACCTGGCACCATTTTTTTAGATGTACCTGTCATTTTTCTCCCTCAAGTGATGCTATGCTTCATGAACAAGCACACCTGTTACTGTGGCAGGCACAggagaaaaaggagaagaaaagaatTCAGCTAAGCAGGTTTAATATGCCTGTTAGGctctttttttattcattttgatGCCGAGTATGTTGTCTTTTACTCAGTTCTACACGCTGCTCTTGTTAGGTGGATCTCCTTGTCATGGGCAGCAACCTCTTGATTAACATAGTTCCAAGAGCCATGAAATTGTAATGTCAATGAACTGAAACAAGAGAAAACATAGTTTTGCAGCAAGACTATGGGCTTGCATCATGCTCCATGAAGTTGTTAGCCATATGAGGACCTTTCTAGTTCTGGTACCACTGTGCATGTAGGGACTTGGTAATTGTAAATCATATTAACTATTTTCTGCTTCATAATTTAGCTTGTGGGATTCTTAACAATTCATTCTTTCTAATTTCAAATTCGAAAAGCATAGTACTTATAGCTAGTGCCTCTGTTTATATGTTTCCCCAGCAGTCTAAGACTTGGACGAGGCTGCCCACAAATCATggaatttctctctctctctctctctgttcaGTGCACGCACGCACATATATAAACatactatatatttatatagtgtaAAAAAGATGAAATGAGATTGAGATGCTCTGTTATTTCTATGATTAGATATTTCATTTTTACAGTTTAAATGTCTACCATATATAAGTTTTTAAGCTTCGTTTgagtttgtcttttttttttattaatatttttttaaagtttttaagctccAAAACTGCATTTGTAACTAAAAGCAATGTTTGTGCTTATCATGTAGTTGGATAAAGTTAATCCACACTTAGCAGATATTGGTTTGGCAGAACACAAGAGTGATTCAAAACAAAGTTTCTGTTGAGAATTTGAGAGCATCTGGAAAGCCCAGTATTATTAGGACATCAGTTTACAAGACCACTGGTGGTTTCTCTTGGACGGTATGCACCTATTATTCGTTAATCTTGTTCCTATCATTGCTTTTTATTCTATCAGTTTACATTTGTTAAATATTGTCTTTTTTCTACTGGTACAAGAAAACAAGAACTTCAGAAGAATGCTAAGACGAGAAAGCTCATTTGCAATAGCACCCAGCAGTATGCTAAAGAATATTCAGAGCAGGTAGTTAGTTTACTCTTATATTGTGGATTATGAGTCCCAGTAGTTGGAAAGAAAACCAACTTATCTTCTTCAGACattaaaatacaataattaataggtatattatattatatgtatttaTGTAGAGTAACTTTCATACCTTTAGAAACTGGCATATGCGTTGTATATATAATCATTATATTGACCTAGCATGAGTTTGATCTAGTCTGATTTAATCTGTATATACACATACATGTCCTGAGGCATTCTTGTATATAGGAAAGCTATCCTTGAGTTGACTATGAGTATTTAGAATTTTATCTGTTTTTTATCTCTTTGGTATATATTTATCCTTATGTGGTGGATATTTTGCAGATTACAGGATCTACTAGCCAGTATGATAGTGTGATTCGTGCCCCTTACGAAATAGGAAAGCATGAAGGTTTAAATGGCCTTTACAGGTGACTTCATCTTCTATTTCTGGTGCTATGTATTTTTATAGCCCGATTCTAGTGCAAGGCCTAAACTCATTAGTGCAGCTAGCATTGCTCTGTCCTTCCCCATTGACCATCGAGTTAATTGTCAAGTTTGTTGAACTTGTGTAGTTATTGTCATATTTGGTCTCTGTTTGCACTGATTCTAATTGTGCAGTGCTACATGTCTTAGTAGATACTTTATGATTGTTTTAGTTTCTGTTTCAGCAATTTGCTTTTGTAGTTATAAAATTTGTTGCCATTTTTTAATTGTGATCATGGTCTTCTTTTATCTATGTATTCATCTTTAACTGACTTGGCTGTGCTACTGTTCGCCAATTTGGAGCATATCTGATTGGCATTGTGGCTGTTAAGTTGTCATTTGCAATTTGGTAGAAAAGAATGATGCAATTTGTATTTAACTGTCTATAATGGAATAGATCCTGTTGGCTTGCTTCAGTAGTATGAACCATGCATGAAAgtgcttttttattattattattattaatagtgCTTTAATATTATTATCGCTGTTTCATTTCTGACCCAGACACAGATAGAAGATAGAAGGAATCAAATGGAAGGACATCATACATTTTTTGGGGTCGGCAATAGGCGTTCAAATCAAATGAAaataatagaacatcataatGTTTTTTGATTTTGTTGTTCACTTTTTAAGTGAAAcatagaagtttattcaaattttaGCTAAACCTTTTAGCTAGAAGTCTATTATGATGACTTTGATTTTTTAAACATTACTTTTTAACAGTTGTTCACTTCTTAAGCCAAACATGTATTTGCACCGAGTTACCTAATCTATTTTTCTATATTCAAATGTAAGAGGCCACGTTGTAAACACAGTTTCCCATTGGTTATGCGCCTACATGTGAGTTTTGTACCATGATGTTAGTAATGCTTCTTTTCTTTAACAGTCAAGAAATTAAATCTTACAGGGAAATTTTTTAGAGAAAAAGAAAGCTCTAAGGATGATTGGAAACAGAAGATCACCAAAGAGATCATTATGACTGGTGAGACCTTAAAGAAACATGCAAGCAAGGTCTCAAATCACGTACGCCAGTGGGGGTAGAAGAATCAAAAGGCCTAGTCCAAAGAAGAGTTCCAAGGCTAAGAAGCAAGAGCTTTTAGGGGCAACATATCAATTTAGCTGTTAGAGAGTTAAATGTTAAAAAGAAATTGAAGGGTATTTGTGAATTTTGGTTAGAATTTTTCTCATAGAAAActattttctttttctatttGTATTGGTGACAGTGGAACAACGAATCATAAGCAAAAGTTCGCTACTACAATTGTTGAAGTTAGACTTCACCACATTCTCTATATATGCCCGGCTGACGTTGCAACCCATGGATCAACTAGTTTTACCTTAATCCATGGTCTTCGGTTAGAGGTTGCAAATTTGTTGTCTAGTTTTCTAGAAATATCCTAATTTACGTTTGTTGGTGGGCGAATATAGTCGCACATGAATTGGTTGTGCATATTCTTAGGATGGACATAAAACTTGCTTGGATAGAAGATATCCCATCTTGTTTTGAGGATATATAAAATTTTAAGATGACATGACATTATgtttattatcaataaagttatcatttttacaaataataataaagagaaATAGCGGCAAAAGTACCAAATATTATAAGAAACTAGTGATTTgataccaaatttttttttgtgtggGAATAGTACTTATTGTCCACTTCTGTTGGTATCCGTGGGTATCCATTCAAATTTCGTCTTATTTTGTCCATGTGTACATTGGAGATTAATTCACCATTTAGTTTTTTAAAAACCAAAagttgaaataaaaaaatatattttatttaaaaacaaaataaaaacaaactctgaaaattaaaaacaaaacaaaatttcaTCAACGACTAAACTCCATGAACGACTGAAGAAGAACAAACCTAAAAAACACCCAATTTCGAAAACAAAACCCAAATAAATCCCCAAACCCAGCCACCATTTGCTACGAAAACGAAGAACTGGTTTTGCATTCCATTTTCGAAGAGAGGGAAGACGATGATTATGCCCTAAGGAATGTCGTCGTTTCGAAAACCAAACGAGTGTTcgaaaaacttatacaagatcttaattattttcatgtaaatcttatattaaacaagttaatataaaacaacctagaacatgctactataattgaatttaaacagatataacgataagaacacttacattatatgtagCGAAATGTCTTAGTcctttcttcagtttctctaacccttgaatcctttctgtcgtagggtATCACAAAGAAAccgaaccgatcttcaaatttattCACAATCTTCCCAAGTATCCTTACTattacctagactagagtgggcaattatcaacacatgggatagatacaaagagaagaagaagagaagagaatattgaggcttagaaaatgacttatgctgtagagagaatctaaaacctagagcatcaataatagatcttctgattttctgtctgtcagatagtctttctaaaatctaatttcaactcttacttaacattcattttatagactcaattaggtcatttattttaattaaaaaatcaataaaataatatataatatcagccataaggtcgaaattatcatgggctttaggcccgtgaagtttcccatttaattataagcccattggacttaaaatcaaggcctgtattattttctattgattaattaattaaataattatttaaattctttatcaaattaattatttataatttgaacattgatttaaacttatatattaatttagacatcaatttgtcttaattaataaatccgccataaaatctcttttttttcttctctaaattgtataattatgtgaaactatccaaaattgacctagtcaactttaataattctaattgacaattaaatcaattaattgagactatcgaGATACTTTTATCTAAGGTACAGTAGAGACCATGGGCctgtgaaatcaagctccaataagttatcataaattttaacaaataaattcactaacttattaatttctcatgactccaataaagattcaaaattgcactcttgaattcatagaatgctctatagcacacgcacacacacacacacatatatatagaggTTATTAGTtatcattgttacaaccataattgtaacgcaatcctttatagacggtctacaatgagatgagactaaaataccgttttacccctcattgtattttatccttaaaacacttagttccttataaatgatatttcagtaaactaatattaattactgaaatgagatatctatcatttagcaccttgaaccaaactaaaaggaaaccatcgttttacttctccatcagaagttatagatgttcatatctatgattaacactcccactcaattattgtaatgccccaaatttcctaataaggtttaggaccttgattaggaggccgggagggccataattgatttattatgctattaaatgataatatgcatgtttaggtgtattaaatatgcatgtgaacccatttctgagtaattgggtgattttcatattttggccatttcgggcatatttagcatatatgtgatatgtgtgtggtgctttattattgtttggttaagctagggttactcaacacaagatgatcctaggaggtaagctagtgggaaagtcacaacaggatttattcttgacttggagtgagtcaagaggtatttagagcattaccgggttattgggtaatgagaattaatatttggtgataaattgggagttagtaagatcagggggaaattctggaggttttgactatttttcccccgggagtgttttcgggaccccgagcgttaggttttgtttgaggctacataagcttgaagtaaccttttaaaagaataaaagaacgttctgtacgttctctctccctcaaagttctattttcgtctcccgatcgcgttttcgaaggtaacttgagttctaggacttggattcaagcaaggatcaaggcatagcgatcctagaaaatattagaagcttattagccggaggttttagttggaaacaactcaatcggaggtaattcaagttttaagtttttaaagtttttaagcttgaatcagactttgtgttttgatgagtttttgattgaattgaagcttgagttttatgggttttggatcatggggatgtttgggaactttgatttttgagtttggagatgtttggatatgtttttgggaggttttaaaaggttgaaaatggagaaaaatggctggtccgaggtcGGGCCAcggcccaagctcgatgaagTAGGTGGAGTGCTTTGGGAGCTCTGGGGGCCGCGACACTAGGTAAAGGGCGCTGCGGTGCTTGCCCCTGCTGGTtctgttttggctgggggccgcggctcagggagttagggtcgcgacgcttgagggtatttaaggccgaaatgatgttttaagcttgggaactcaaaccttaggcctcaggatcattcctactacccaaattggtggggtttgatgtctcggaggctaggttttggttccgggattttttttagaacttgaactcattggatcatcatttgtggttgtcactaggttatcactagaggcttggaattgggatcgtgtttgtggctcatttattggtaacatgtgcttggaccaaaggtaagaaaactgcaccccatatgtgacatgcatggttattcttgatgcatgttggatgtttaaatgtgaacattgatagcatattaaatgcttagcaatcttgctcacctgtatatggttattattgagacatgttggatgtttaagtgtgatgcatgtcatgcacgaggaacatgtgattagggcatgccatgaatattgaatatgagattgttcagagcttgagcctctgtgtttatgcatgatcttaattgtgctagtaattgttaagtaagcatgttgaaggctctgtatttggatattagacatatgatatatgtttggtagcattgcttacttgtgcatggccctgataatccagatttggcattggtcgtgtgttaccgacctgggagccagtaacggcataagcgtcctgaacgcagagccaataaaagattagatctaatcgacatctgcattagatgacttaacaagagcattaatgccggaccgacctcaagttcgatgaaaactaaaagtgcttatgtgacttacccatcagtcactcatctgtttaagctagtgactacccgtcagtcactcatctgtttaagctagtgactacccatcagtaactcatctatttaagttagtgactacccatcagtcactcatctgattagaaccattgcaggaaagcccaggtaacagtttcgttacatggctatgggcaccgagccccatagtgacttgcttgtcagtcactcattatggttaacagaacctcaaagtgatattcactcatctgttcagggctatacgctctatatgatcattctgatcatcatttgcatggctttgggtactgagccccctagtgacttgcttgtcggtcactcaatatggtttaccagaatctcaagtgttaaatcactcatctgattaggattgacttgatagtcatccaatcaggagggtaggatttcttatcctcgattccccagcattatatgagattatttgcatgcttgaattaagctatgtttgctaggcatgccagatatgatttgatatcatgatatgattgttcatgagcatattgagttttcttgctgggcttcgactcacaggtgctatgtggtgcaggtaaaggcaaaataaagctggaccattcttgagttggagagcttaggtgacgatgtgtacatgtgcagctgctcgactgccacagccgaggtttgaaggagaggaactagggttaaaccctgttttgccgcttagatcggctggttgtaaatatttgttgtaataaacctttaaattatatttttgggatcccaatgtatataataaacgttctagtgaaacgttatattttaaccaaaatttgtaatccctaaaccactaatcatacttacttacacgattttggccaaatgactcgattagcgagtttagcactgtttataaggcacaccgtaacggtccctggagtttagggcgttacaattatactatcgagttcccaagatgcaaGTATGCGctaatccgtagggtaagctggtaacgaacaagtcaaagaactcaaataatacaaccagttagaatactaaccactcataattgagattgaattgacctatggtaacctatatgatatgactagaatagataataacgatatgtttacttatcctatctactgtcaatatcgctccagtccgatgtaataaatacatctgatcttatctactttgctaatattttggaaagaacataacactgcaatgtgtaagtagatcatatcgtagattgacaagttagtgtaaatcctatgcactgactaatcttaggactaacttattttgaacatataatcatatttatattccactgtgattacgtcactataaatatgattagttatatacttgagatttaatagaagtttatattaaacaaataataaaacatatgagcaaagtgattgaccaagtcaattctattcttttattgataataaaatgagattacaaagaaattgagttttaattagggcataaaaccccaacaatgagCTAGTTCCAATTTACGGTAAATGTTTTCTTGAGTTTACTCTTTATTTAAGTAAATGGGTTTCTCGTGGCCTTTTCTTGTTTGTTGAAGTTTGGGGTAGGTTTAGTTGAATAATTGGTAAATGGGTATTCAATGTGTATGGTTGTTAATTGAATTGTTTAATGggttttgttctgttttccatTATACTTGTATTGTCAACCTTGTtgattagtgcccaaaaatacacatttatt
The Humulus lupulus chromosome 6, drHumLupu1.1, whole genome shotgun sequence DNA segment above includes these coding regions:
- the LOC133782780 gene encoding pentatricopeptide repeat-containing protein At4g39530-like, producing the protein MKLWVQVHGMRIFCSENDWPLTCFQGMLLPIFHTRIPTLNSPSLVWLKSWSSAALSLMESNTRNELANEARSSPSRPREGLSREPGRLTGTRHSLERIEKKVRKRHAKLISHERLRRFSMLLRTCASKGSLSHGKAIHGQVIKCGMDPDSHVWVSLVNVYAKCGDMMYARQVLAEMPERDVVSWTALMQGFVAEGYGIDGVLLLSEMKKDGIRPNEFTLATCLKACSLCLDLDFGKQLHSEAVKAGYVSDLFVGSSLVDLYAKCGVMELADSVLFCMPEQNAISWNALLSGYAEKGDSQEVLKLFCRMRQLKNVLNNYILSAVLRGCTKAGNLRQGQVLHSLVLKLGCELDEFLGCSLVDMYSKCGLATDALNVFMRIKNPDIVACSAMITCLGQQRQWQEAAHLFRLMRCIGILGNHFSFSSILSSATDMGDLRYGESIHACVWKSAFQYDLTVSNALITMYAKNGCVQDAIRIFEAIKDCDLVSWNALLSGFHDYENCNLGPIIFRQMLVEGFKPNMYTFISILRSCSSLLDVGLGKQIHAHSIKNSLHDNAFIGTTLIDMYGKTRCLEDANLAFSRLTNRDLLTWTTIITGYAQTGQAENAVSLFNQMRREGVRPNGFTLASCLSSCAHIATLEHGWQLHALAFKGGHTEDCFVSSALVDMYAKCGCIDYAETVFEGLVSRDTVSWNTMICGYSQHGQGGRGLKAYRKMLDEGTMPDETTFIGVFSACSHLGLVIEGQEHFNSMIKDFDINPTIEHYACMIGILGRAGRFEEVESLIENMKLGPQAIIWETVLGACKLHGNLEYGKRAAEKLFELRPEMDSTYILLSNIFATKGLWDDVRNVRKLMGGQGVKKKPGSSWVEVNRQVHVFTSQDGSHPKIKEIHLKLEELDKKMESVGYIPQTENVLHKITEKEKREHLQHHSERLALAFALIYNVPVIFLPQVMLCFMNKHTCYCGRHRRKRRRKEFS